A window of the Phaseolus vulgaris cultivar G19833 chromosome 5, P. vulgaris v2.0, whole genome shotgun sequence genome harbors these coding sequences:
- the LOC137836098 gene encoding uncharacterized membrane protein At1g16860-like: MGSRGFPSHQLSNGLYVSGRPEQPKERTPTMRSVAMPYTGGDIKKSGELGKMFDIPMDGSKSRKSGQLNNAPSRTGSFVGAASHSGPILPNTAPRSVYTTSGNISSGGMSASVSMKKTNSGPLNKHGEPVKKSSGPQSGGVTRQNSGPIPPVLPTTGLITSGPLNSAGAPRKVSGPLEFTGSMKSHSSVTHNPATTTLSLDDQYSFRRNFPKPILWSVILIFIMGFIAGAFILGAVHNAILLVVVIVLFGAVAALFTWNSCCGRTAVVGFISHYPDAELRTAKNGQFVKVSGVVTCGNVPLESSFQKVPRCVYTSTSLFEYRKWDSKAANPKHRCFTWGLRAAERHVVDFYISDFQSGLRALVKTGYGARVTPYVDDSIVIDVSPDNKDMSPEFLRWLRNRNLSSDDRMMQLKEGYIKEGSTVSVMGVVQRNDNVLMIVPPSEPLTTGCQWAKCIFPVSLEGIILRCEDTSKIDVIPV; this comes from the exons ATGGGCTCGAGAGGATTCCCATCTCATCAGCTTAGCAATGGCCTGTATGTATCAGGTCGGCCTGAGCAGCCGAAAGAAAGAACTCCGACAATGAGGTCAGTTGCTATGCCTTACACTGGTGGAGACATCAAGAAATCAGGAGAATTAGGCAAAATGTTTGATATCCCAATGGATGGTTCTAAATCTAGAAAATCTGGTCAGTTAAATAATGCTCCTTCACGGACTGGGTCGTTTGTGGGTGCTGCTTCACATTCTGGACCTATCTTGCCAAATACTGCACCTCGTTCTGTTTATACCACATCAGGTAACATTTCTTCTGGAGGCATGTCGGCTTCTGTCTCCATGAAAAAGACCAACTCTGGTCCACTGAACAAACATGGGGAGCCTGTGAAGAAGTCATCTGGACCTCAGTCTGGCGGAGTTACACGCCAAAACTCTGGTCCGATTCCACCTGTTCTTCCTACAACTGGTCTTATTACATCTGGGCCTCTAAATTCAGCAGGGGCTCCAAGGAAGGTATCTGGTCCTTTAGAGTTTACAGGATCAATGAAATCACATAGCTCCGTAACTCACAATCCAGCCACAACCACTCTTAGCCTAGACGATCAATATTCCTTCAGGAGGAACTTCCCAAAGCCAATATTGTGGTCTGTAATTCTGATTTTCATTATGGGATTCATTGCTGGTGCTTTTATTCTTGGAGCTGTCCACAATGCCATTCTCCTGGTCGTTGTAATTGTTCTTTTTGGTGCTGTTGCTGCATTATTCACTTGGAATAGTTGCTGTGGGAGGACAGCCGTTGTTGGTTTCATTTCTCATTATCCTGACGCTGAACTTAGAACTGCCAAGAATGGCCAATTTGTGAAGGTCTCTGGG GTGGTTACCTGTGGTAATGTTCCATTAGAGTCATCCTTTCAAAAAGTTCCTAGATGTGTCTATACTTCTACTAGCTTATTTGAATATCGAAAGTGGGATTCAAAAGCAGCCAATCCAAAGCATCGCTGTTTTACATGGGGACTCAGAGCAGCTGAG AGGCATGTGGTGGACTTCTACATTTCTGATTTCCAATCTGGACTGAGAGCATTGGTTAAAACAGGCTATGGTGCAAGAGTGACTCCTTATGTTGACGATTCTATTGTAATTGATGTTAGCCCTGACAATAAAGATATGTCTCCGGAGTTCCTTCGGTGGTTGCGAAACAGAAATCTGTCAAGTGATGATCGAATGATGCAATTAAAAGAAGG GTACATCAAAGAAGGTAGCACAGTTAGTGTGATGGGAGTTGTTCAAAGAAATGACAATGTACTTATGATTGTCCCTCCTTCCGAGCCTTTGACGACAGGATGCCAATGGGCTAAATGTATATTTCCAGTTAGCCTTGAGGGTATTATTTTGAGATGTGAAGACACATCAAAGATTGATGTCATTCCAGTGTAG
- the LOC137836099 gene encoding protein MANNAN SYNTHESIS-RELATED 1-like isoform X2 has product MGVDLRQVVAAALTLTMFVMLGNMIKRDHFDSLQLPGGSEDSNFENAKFDATHVRKNIGLWKGDMDDLKPCWVKPSADDVERTEGFVTFALTNGPEYHISQIADAVIVARSLGATLVIPDIRGSQPGDRRNFEDIYDIDVFMKSMEGVVRVVKDLPAHISTRNIAAVKVPNRVTEDYIAEHVEPIYRTKGSVRLATYFPSINMRKAGKKGDTDSVACLAMFESLELQPEMHEVVDSIVERLRTLSRNSDGKFIAVDLRVEMLDKKGCQNSDNDGEKSCYNAQEIAVFLRQIGFDKDTTVYVTESRWDSSLDSLKDLFPKTYTKEAIMPADKKKKFLDSEFEKVIDFYVSAESDVFVPAISGLFYANVVGKRIGSGKTRILVPASSASASNFLSPYVSNKNHFAYSCYC; this is encoded by the exons aTGGGAGTGGATTTGAGACAAGTGGTTGCGGCTGCTCTCACCCTCACAATGTTTGTCATGCTTGGAAATATGATCAAAAGAGACCATTTTGATTCACTTCAA CTACCTGGAGGATCGGAGGattccaactttgagaatgctAAGTTTGATGCTACTCATGTGAGAAAGAATATAGGACTTTGGAAGGGAGACATGGATGACCTAAAACCGTGTTGGGTTAAGCCATCTGCTG ATGATGTGGAGCGGACTGAAGGATTTGTTACTTTTGCATTAACCAATGGCCCGGAATACCATATTTCTCAG ATAGCAGATGCAGTGATTGTTGCTAGAAGTCTGGGGGCAACGCTTGTGATACCTGACATCAGAGGAAGCCAACCTGGTGACAGGAG GAATTTTGAGGACATTTATGATATTGATGTGTTCATGAAAAGCATGGAAGGGGTAGTCAGAGTGGTAAAGGATCTTCCTGCTCATATATCAACACGGAATATTGCTGCTGTGAAAGTCCCTAATCGGGTTACAGAAGATTACATAGCTGAACATGTGGAGCCAATATACCGAACAAAGGGAAGTGTAAGACTTGCAACTTACTTCCCTTCAATAAACATGAGAAAGGCAGGGAAAAAAGGCGACACTGATTCTGTAGCATGCTTAGCAATGTTTGAAAGTTTAGAGTTGCAGCCAGAAATGCATGAAGTGGTTGACTCAATTGTTGAAAGACTAAGAACTTTAAGCCGAAATTCAGACGGAAAGTTCATAGCTGTGGACTTAAGGGTTGAGATGCTGGATAAGAAGGGCTGCCAAAATAGTGATAACGATGGGGAGAAAAGCTGCTACAATGCACAAGAGATTGCAGTATTTTTGAGGCAGATTGGTTTTGACAAGGATACCACAGTTTATGTGACTGAATCAAGGTGGGATAGCAGCCTTGATTCTCTCAAGGATTTGTTCCCTAAGACGTATACAAAG GAAGCCATAATGCCAGCAGATAAGAAGAAAAAGTTCCTAGATTCTGAATTTGAGAAAGTGATTGACTTTTATGTTAGTGCAGAGAGTGATGTGTTCGTACCAGCAATTTCAGGCCTGTTCTACGCGAATGTAGTTGGAAAGAGAATAGGTTCTGGAAAAACACGCATACTGGTTCCAGCTTCATCTGCTTCAGCCTCCAATTTTCTCTCTCCTTATGTCTCCAACAAAAACCACTTTGCTTATTCTTGTTACTGTTAG
- the LOC137836099 gene encoding protein MANNAN SYNTHESIS-RELATED 1-like isoform X1 has product MGVDLRQVVAAALTLTMFVMLGNMIKRDHFDSLQEKLPGGSEDSNFENAKFDATHVRKNIGLWKGDMDDLKPCWVKPSADDVERTEGFVTFALTNGPEYHISQIADAVIVARSLGATLVIPDIRGSQPGDRRNFEDIYDIDVFMKSMEGVVRVVKDLPAHISTRNIAAVKVPNRVTEDYIAEHVEPIYRTKGSVRLATYFPSINMRKAGKKGDTDSVACLAMFESLELQPEMHEVVDSIVERLRTLSRNSDGKFIAVDLRVEMLDKKGCQNSDNDGEKSCYNAQEIAVFLRQIGFDKDTTVYVTESRWDSSLDSLKDLFPKTYTKEAIMPADKKKKFLDSEFEKVIDFYVSAESDVFVPAISGLFYANVVGKRIGSGKTRILVPASSASASNFLSPYVSNKNHFAYSCYC; this is encoded by the exons aTGGGAGTGGATTTGAGACAAGTGGTTGCGGCTGCTCTCACCCTCACAATGTTTGTCATGCTTGGAAATATGATCAAAAGAGACCATTTTGATTCACTTCAA GAAAAGCTACCTGGAGGATCGGAGGattccaactttgagaatgctAAGTTTGATGCTACTCATGTGAGAAAGAATATAGGACTTTGGAAGGGAGACATGGATGACCTAAAACCGTGTTGGGTTAAGCCATCTGCTG ATGATGTGGAGCGGACTGAAGGATTTGTTACTTTTGCATTAACCAATGGCCCGGAATACCATATTTCTCAG ATAGCAGATGCAGTGATTGTTGCTAGAAGTCTGGGGGCAACGCTTGTGATACCTGACATCAGAGGAAGCCAACCTGGTGACAGGAG GAATTTTGAGGACATTTATGATATTGATGTGTTCATGAAAAGCATGGAAGGGGTAGTCAGAGTGGTAAAGGATCTTCCTGCTCATATATCAACACGGAATATTGCTGCTGTGAAAGTCCCTAATCGGGTTACAGAAGATTACATAGCTGAACATGTGGAGCCAATATACCGAACAAAGGGAAGTGTAAGACTTGCAACTTACTTCCCTTCAATAAACATGAGAAAGGCAGGGAAAAAAGGCGACACTGATTCTGTAGCATGCTTAGCAATGTTTGAAAGTTTAGAGTTGCAGCCAGAAATGCATGAAGTGGTTGACTCAATTGTTGAAAGACTAAGAACTTTAAGCCGAAATTCAGACGGAAAGTTCATAGCTGTGGACTTAAGGGTTGAGATGCTGGATAAGAAGGGCTGCCAAAATAGTGATAACGATGGGGAGAAAAGCTGCTACAATGCACAAGAGATTGCAGTATTTTTGAGGCAGATTGGTTTTGACAAGGATACCACAGTTTATGTGACTGAATCAAGGTGGGATAGCAGCCTTGATTCTCTCAAGGATTTGTTCCCTAAGACGTATACAAAG GAAGCCATAATGCCAGCAGATAAGAAGAAAAAGTTCCTAGATTCTGAATTTGAGAAAGTGATTGACTTTTATGTTAGTGCAGAGAGTGATGTGTTCGTACCAGCAATTTCAGGCCTGTTCTACGCGAATGTAGTTGGAAAGAGAATAGGTTCTGGAAAAACACGCATACTGGTTCCAGCTTCATCTGCTTCAGCCTCCAATTTTCTCTCTCCTTATGTCTCCAACAAAAACCACTTTGCTTATTCTTGTTACTGTTAG